Proteins from one Coffea arabica cultivar ET-39 chromosome 8c, Coffea Arabica ET-39 HiFi, whole genome shotgun sequence genomic window:
- the LOC140013466 gene encoding toll/interleukin-1 receptor-like protein, translating to MDLQSFLEQGQGMRNIASSSSCSSASTPKWTYDVFLSFRGEDVRKNFVDFLYNALQQTGIYTFKDDEKLERGRSISPALIQAIKESRIAVIIFLENYATSSWCLDELAEIIGCKHVLGQTVLPVFFDVDPSVVRRQKGSFGRAFVKHEDEIEDKERIQKWRAALAEAASISGWDVPNTADG from the coding sequence ATGGACTTGCAAAGTTTTCTTGAGCAAGGCCAAGGAATGAGAAACATTGCCTCTTCTTCATCTTGTTCTTCTGCTTCCACTCCTAAATGGACTTATGATGTTTTCTTGAGCTTTAGGGGTGAGGATGTTCGGAAGAACTTTGTCGACTTCCTTTATAATGCTCTGCAACAAACGGGAATTTACACCTTCAAAGACGATGAAAAGCTTGAAAGAGGAAGATCCATTTCACCTGCACTAATCCAAGCTATTAAAGAGTCAAGAATTGCAGTTATAATATTCTTAGAAAACTATGCCACTTCTTCATGGTGTTTAGATGAGCTCGCAGAGATCATTGGCTGCAAGCATGTGTTGGGACAAACTGTTCTGCCGGTTTTTTTTGACGTGGATCCATCTGTGGTACGGAGACAGAAAGGCAGCTTTGGTCGAGCTTTTGTCAAACATGAAGACGAAATAGAGGACAAGGAAAGGATTCAAAAGTGGAGAGCAGCTCTTGCTGAAGCTGCTTCTATCTCTGGCTGGGATGTTCCCAACACTGCTGATGGGTAA